The following are encoded in a window of Caretta caretta isolate rCarCar2 chromosome 19, rCarCar1.hap1, whole genome shotgun sequence genomic DNA:
- the RHBDL2 gene encoding rhomboid-related protein 2 isoform X1, whose translation MEMERMNMDMSGEEEEKENNERNSRVCTTCDKIHESISKWMLPENARGTYLERANCIPPPLFIISISIAEMAVFIYYAVWKPQKQWITLDTGVWNSPFIYRPDKRDEAWRFISYMLVHAGIQHILGNLFLQLILGIPLEMVHKGHRVSLVYLAGVIGGSLASSVCDPLQALVGASGGVYALIGGYFMNVLVNFREMIPLFGVFRLLLIGIIVGTDMGFALYRRFIAPVNGPQVSFVAHIAGGLAGMSIGYVIFSCFDKNFIKDPRFWISIVAFLVFLVFAVFFNIFLSPAN comes from the exons ATGGAGATGGAGAGGATGAACATGGATATGTCTggtgaggaggaagagaaggaaaacaatgaaagaaaCTCTAGAGTTTGTACTACCTGTGACAAGATTCATGAGTCCATTTCCAAATGGATGCTTCCTGAAAATGCCAGAGGAACCTACCTGGAAAGAGCAAACTgtatccctcctcccctcttcatCATTTCCATTAGTATAGCTGAG ATGGCTGTATTCATTTATTATGCTGTTTGGAAGCCCCAGAAACAGTGGATCACGCTGGATACAGGTGTCTGGAACAGTCCCTTTATTTATAGGCCTGACAAGAGGGATGAAGCTTGGAGATTCATTTCTTATATGCTAGTGCATGCTGG CATTCAACACATTTTAGGAAATCTCTTTCTGCAACTTATTTTGGGGATCCCCTTAGAAATGGTTCATAAAGGGCATCGGGTTAGTCTGGTGTATCTCGCAGGAGTGATTGGAG GTTCCTTGGCTAGCTCAGTCTGTGATCCCCTCCAGGCTCTCGTAGGGGCTTCAGGAGGAGTCTATGCTCTCATTGGAGGATACTTTATGAATGTTTTAGTG aACTTCAGAGAAATGATTCCTTTGTTTGGAGTCTTCAGATTGCTCCTCATCGGGATTATAG TTGGAACAGATATGGGATTTGCTCTGTACAGAAGATTTATAGCTCCTGTGAATGGGCCTCAA GTGTCCTTTGTGGCTCACATTGCTGGTGGCCTAGCTGGGATGTCAATAGGTTATGTCATTTTCAGCTGTTTTGATAAGAACTTTATAAAAGATCCAAGATTTTGGATCTCCATTGTTGCTTTTTTAGTCTTTCTGGTGTTTGCtgtatttttcaacatctttctttCACCAGCAAACTAA
- the RHBDL2 gene encoding rhomboid-related protein 2 isoform X3, protein MEMERMNMDMSGEEEEKENNERNSRVCTTCDKIHESISKWMLPENARGTYLERANCIPPPLFIISISIAEMAVFIYYAVWKPQKQWITLDTGVWNSPFIYRPDKRDEAWRFISYMLVHAGIQHILGNLFLQLILGIPLEMVHKGHRVSLVYLAGVIGGSLASSVCDPLQALVGASGGVYALIGGYFMNVLVNFREMIPLFGVFRLLLIGIIVGTDMGFALYRRFIAPVNGPQTRYSARMSVS, encoded by the exons ATGGAGATGGAGAGGATGAACATGGATATGTCTggtgaggaggaagagaaggaaaacaatgaaagaaaCTCTAGAGTTTGTACTACCTGTGACAAGATTCATGAGTCCATTTCCAAATGGATGCTTCCTGAAAATGCCAGAGGAACCTACCTGGAAAGAGCAAACTgtatccctcctcccctcttcatCATTTCCATTAGTATAGCTGAG ATGGCTGTATTCATTTATTATGCTGTTTGGAAGCCCCAGAAACAGTGGATCACGCTGGATACAGGTGTCTGGAACAGTCCCTTTATTTATAGGCCTGACAAGAGGGATGAAGCTTGGAGATTCATTTCTTATATGCTAGTGCATGCTGG CATTCAACACATTTTAGGAAATCTCTTTCTGCAACTTATTTTGGGGATCCCCTTAGAAATGGTTCATAAAGGGCATCGGGTTAGTCTGGTGTATCTCGCAGGAGTGATTGGAG GTTCCTTGGCTAGCTCAGTCTGTGATCCCCTCCAGGCTCTCGTAGGGGCTTCAGGAGGAGTCTATGCTCTCATTGGAGGATACTTTATGAATGTTTTAGTG aACTTCAGAGAAATGATTCCTTTGTTTGGAGTCTTCAGATTGCTCCTCATCGGGATTATAG TTGGAACAGATATGGGATTTGCTCTGTACAGAAGATTTATAGCTCCTGTGAATGGGCCTCAA
- the RHBDL2 gene encoding rhomboid-related protein 2 isoform X2: MEMERMNMDMSGEEEEKENNERNSRVCTTCDKIHESISKWMLPENARGTYLERANCIPPPLFIISISIAEMAVFIYYAVWKPQKQWITLDTGVWNSPFIYRPDKRDEAWRFISYMLVHAGIQHILGNLFLQLILGIPLEMVHKGHRVSLVYLAGVIGGSLASSVCDPLQALVGASGGVYALIGGYFMNVLVNFREMIPLFGVFRLLLIGIIVGTDMGFALYRRFIAPVNGPQVIEKNPKSCRTKQ; the protein is encoded by the exons ATGGAGATGGAGAGGATGAACATGGATATGTCTggtgaggaggaagagaaggaaaacaatgaaagaaaCTCTAGAGTTTGTACTACCTGTGACAAGATTCATGAGTCCATTTCCAAATGGATGCTTCCTGAAAATGCCAGAGGAACCTACCTGGAAAGAGCAAACTgtatccctcctcccctcttcatCATTTCCATTAGTATAGCTGAG ATGGCTGTATTCATTTATTATGCTGTTTGGAAGCCCCAGAAACAGTGGATCACGCTGGATACAGGTGTCTGGAACAGTCCCTTTATTTATAGGCCTGACAAGAGGGATGAAGCTTGGAGATTCATTTCTTATATGCTAGTGCATGCTGG CATTCAACACATTTTAGGAAATCTCTTTCTGCAACTTATTTTGGGGATCCCCTTAGAAATGGTTCATAAAGGGCATCGGGTTAGTCTGGTGTATCTCGCAGGAGTGATTGGAG GTTCCTTGGCTAGCTCAGTCTGTGATCCCCTCCAGGCTCTCGTAGGGGCTTCAGGAGGAGTCTATGCTCTCATTGGAGGATACTTTATGAATGTTTTAGTG aACTTCAGAGAAATGATTCCTTTGTTTGGAGTCTTCAGATTGCTCCTCATCGGGATTATAG TTGGAACAGATATGGGATTTGCTCTGTACAGAAGATTTATAGCTCCTGTGAATGGGCCTCAA gtcattgAAAAAAATCCTAAATCGTGTAGGACCAAGCagtga
- the RHBDL2 gene encoding rhomboid-related protein 2 isoform X4 — MEMERMNMDMSGEEEEKENNERNSRVCTTCDKIHESISKWMLPENARGTYLERANCIPPPLFIISISIAEMAVFIYYAVWKPQKQWITLDTGVWNSPFIYRPDKRDEAWRFISYMLVHAGIQHILGNLFLQLILGIPLEMVHKGHRVSLVYLAGVIGGSLASSVCDPLQALVGASGGVYALIGGYFMNVLVNFREMIPLFGVFRLLLIGIIVGTDMGFALYRRFIAPVNGPQC; from the exons ATGGAGATGGAGAGGATGAACATGGATATGTCTggtgaggaggaagagaaggaaaacaatgaaagaaaCTCTAGAGTTTGTACTACCTGTGACAAGATTCATGAGTCCATTTCCAAATGGATGCTTCCTGAAAATGCCAGAGGAACCTACCTGGAAAGAGCAAACTgtatccctcctcccctcttcatCATTTCCATTAGTATAGCTGAG ATGGCTGTATTCATTTATTATGCTGTTTGGAAGCCCCAGAAACAGTGGATCACGCTGGATACAGGTGTCTGGAACAGTCCCTTTATTTATAGGCCTGACAAGAGGGATGAAGCTTGGAGATTCATTTCTTATATGCTAGTGCATGCTGG CATTCAACACATTTTAGGAAATCTCTTTCTGCAACTTATTTTGGGGATCCCCTTAGAAATGGTTCATAAAGGGCATCGGGTTAGTCTGGTGTATCTCGCAGGAGTGATTGGAG GTTCCTTGGCTAGCTCAGTCTGTGATCCCCTCCAGGCTCTCGTAGGGGCTTCAGGAGGAGTCTATGCTCTCATTGGAGGATACTTTATGAATGTTTTAGTG aACTTCAGAGAAATGATTCCTTTGTTTGGAGTCTTCAGATTGCTCCTCATCGGGATTATAG TTGGAACAGATATGGGATTTGCTCTGTACAGAAGATTTATAGCTCCTGTGAATGGGCCTCAA